CGTGTAGATAAATTGATGAAAACGGGAGTAATTAAAAAATTTGCTCCTATCATGGATCATAGAAAGTTGGGTTATGGTTTAACCAGTATTATCGGAGTTAGAGTTAAAGGGGGACAACTTGAGAACTGGGAAGAGAAAGAATCTTTCAATAAACATGTTTTAGCTATTTACGATGTTACTGGAGAATATGACGCTTTTTTAATAGCTAAATTTAAAAATACTGATGAATTAGATAAGTTTGTTAAAGAGTTGTTAAAAGAACCTGGTGTTGAAAGGACTTATACTCAAACAGTTTTAAATGTTGTTAAAGAAGAACCAAGTTCAATTCACATGCTTTAAAAATATGGATAATTTAATGGGATCTTATGAATGATATTCGTTTTAAACAAGCTCAGCACTTAGTTGAAAAAGCATCAACTCGAATTGATGGAAATGCCAAATTAAAAGTTCC
This genomic stretch from Methanobrevibacter sp. TMH8 harbors:
- a CDS encoding Lrp/AsnC family transcriptional regulator — encoded protein: MSNDNKENVVVIDKTDKNIIEMINEDARTPYRQISRELDISVGTVHNRVDKLMKTGVIKKFAPIMDHRKLGYGLTSIIGVRVKGGQLENWEEKESFNKHVLAIYDVTGEYDAFLIAKFKNTDELDKFVKELLKEPGVERTYTQTVLNVVKEEPSSIHML